A DNA window from Amycolatopsis sp. DSM 110486 contains the following coding sequences:
- a CDS encoding ABC transporter ATP-binding protein, with product MLSATYPFASPRLPARPTAGRYLLAVLRSRPWLVVTAAFTGACWSLPSALLPLVIGRGIDAIAAGDTGAIWRWALVAAGLGVFQAGFGTWLHFTSYGMWIHGAGTTQRLVTTHTTRLGATLREATTTGNVVAVTSSDINWIGNTYEVIGRTVGSVVAFVVIGIAMLGSSPLLGVVALVGVPLAVLGIGPLLKPLQKRKTVQRENLSDVNALGADIVSGLRILRGVGGERRFLKRFHDASQLVRRSGVEVGRAEAWLAAAAIVLPGLVTVAITWLGARLALDGTIGVGELVAFYGVSAFLVVPVDTATEAVSAVSSGLVSARKICALLSLRPRLAEPASPVPLPAGPLDLVDTETGIHLEAGKLTVVDLGADAETLADRLARFTDAAEPVLVGGVPVDQVALAELRARVVYAHNQDLWFSGVLREQLSSALPSDVSVEAALYAADADDIIEALPRGVDELIGERGREVSGGQRQRLSLARALATDADVLLLDEPTSAVDAHTEARITQRVADLRRGKTTVVFSQSPLWTHVADEVVSGKAVTV from the coding sequence GTGCTCTCCGCCACATATCCCTTCGCCTCGCCTCGGCTGCCCGCACGGCCGACGGCCGGCCGCTATCTGCTCGCGGTGCTGCGTTCGCGCCCGTGGCTGGTGGTGACGGCCGCGTTCACGGGCGCCTGCTGGTCGCTGCCCAGCGCGCTGCTGCCGCTGGTGATCGGCCGCGGCATCGACGCCATCGCGGCGGGCGACACCGGCGCGATCTGGCGCTGGGCGCTGGTGGCGGCCGGGCTGGGCGTGTTCCAGGCGGGTTTCGGCACGTGGCTGCACTTCACGTCGTACGGCATGTGGATCCACGGCGCGGGCACCACGCAGCGCCTGGTCACCACGCACACCACGCGCCTGGGCGCGACCCTGCGCGAGGCGACGACGACCGGCAACGTCGTGGCGGTGACGTCGTCGGACATCAACTGGATCGGCAACACCTACGAGGTGATCGGCCGGACCGTGGGTTCGGTGGTGGCGTTCGTGGTGATCGGCATCGCGATGCTGGGCTCGTCGCCGCTGCTGGGCGTCGTCGCGCTGGTCGGCGTGCCACTGGCGGTGCTCGGGATCGGGCCGCTGCTGAAGCCGTTGCAGAAGCGCAAGACGGTGCAGCGCGAGAACCTCAGCGACGTCAACGCGCTGGGCGCCGACATCGTGTCCGGCCTGCGGATCCTGCGTGGGGTCGGGGGCGAGCGGCGGTTCCTGAAGCGGTTCCACGACGCGAGCCAGCTGGTGCGCCGCTCGGGCGTGGAGGTCGGGCGCGCGGAGGCGTGGCTGGCCGCGGCGGCGATCGTGCTGCCGGGCCTGGTCACCGTGGCGATCACGTGGCTGGGCGCGCGGCTCGCGCTCGACGGCACGATCGGCGTGGGCGAGCTGGTGGCGTTCTACGGGGTCTCGGCGTTCCTGGTGGTGCCCGTGGACACGGCGACGGAGGCCGTGAGCGCGGTCAGCTCCGGGCTCGTGTCGGCGCGCAAGATCTGCGCGCTGCTGTCGCTGCGGCCTCGGCTGGCCGAGCCGGCGTCACCGGTGCCGCTGCCCGCCGGGCCGCTCGACCTGGTGGACACCGAGACCGGCATCCACCTCGAGGCGGGCAAGCTCACCGTCGTCGACCTCGGGGCCGACGCGGAGACGCTGGCCGACCGCCTGGCGCGGTTCACGGACGCCGCCGAGCCCGTGCTGGTCGGCGGCGTGCCCGTGGACCAGGTCGCGTTGGCGGAGCTGCGGGCGCGGGTGGTGTACGCGCACAACCAGGACCTGTGGTTCTCAGGTGTGCTGCGCGAACAGCTGAGTTCCGCGCTGCCGAGTGACGTGAGCGTGGAAGCGGCCCTGTACGCGGCCGACGCCGACGACATCATCGAGGCGCTGCCCCGGGGTGTCGACGAGCTGATCGGCGAGCGCGGGCGCGAGGTGTCGGGCGGCCAGCGGCAGCGGCTGAGCCTGGCGCGGGCGCTCGCGACGGACGCCGACGTGCTGCTGCTCGACGAGCCGACCTCGGCCGTCGACGCGCACACGGAGGCCAGGATCACCCAGCGCGTCGCGGACCTGCGGCGCGGGAAGACGACCGTGGTGTTCAGCCAGAGTCCACTGTGGACTCACGTGGCGGACGAGGTCGTGAGCGGAAAAGCGGTGACGGTGTGA